In Motilibacter peucedani, the genomic stretch GGCGGCGCGCGGCTGCAGGCGGTCGCGGCGCGCGACGTGGAGCGGGCCCGCCGGCTCGGGCCGCACGGCGCGGCCTACGACAGCTATGACGCGGTCCTGGCCGACGACTCGGTCGACGCGGTCTACGTCGCGCTCGCCAACGACGCGCACGCCCCGTGGGTGCTGCGCGCCGTCGAGGCCGGCAAGCACGTCCTGTGCGAGAAGCCGATCGGGCTCGACGTCGCCGAGGTGCGGGCGATGGCCGAGGCGGCGGCCGCGCACGACCGGCTGGTCGTCGAGGCGTCGTGGTACCGCTGGGCGCCGCGCACCGTACGCGCCGAGGCCCTCGTGCGCGCCGGCGCGCTGGGCGAGGTGCGCCGTGCCTCCTCCGCCTTCACCGGCGGCGGGGGCGACGAGTCGAACTACCGCTTCGACCCGCACCGCGGCGGCGGCGCGCTCTACGACGTCGGCTGCTACAGCGTGTCGGCCGTGCTGTGGGCCGCCGGCTGGGCGCCGCTGACCTGGACCGAGGCGTCGCTCGAGCGCACCGACGAGGGAGTCGACGTGCGCGGGCGGGCGCAGCTCACCCTGGGCGGCGTGCAGGCCGAGGTCCGCTTCGGCATGCGCGACGAGCCCGCCCAGACGGTGCTCGTCGAGGGCGACGAGGCGCGTCTCGAGTTCGTCGGGGACGCCTTCGTCTCGCGCTTCGAGGTCGCCGAGCTCGCCGTGGGCGACACCGTCGAGCGCTTCGCGCCCTGCGACCCCTACCAGCTGATGTTCGAGGCCGTCTCGCGGCGCATCGGCGGCGACCAGACCGCCCGCGTCGTCGGCCTGGACGAGTCGTTGCGCGTGGCCGAGGCCATCGACGCGGTGTTCGCAGCAGACCCCCACCCGGCTGGCGCCGGACCCGACCGACCCGAGAGGCTGCCGTCGTGAGCGTCCCGTTCCTGCGTACTCCCGAGCACCGCGCCGAGCTCGCCGCCGAGGCCGACCGCCTGCTCGAGTTCGCCGCGCACTCGGTCCACCCCGACGGCGGCTTCGGCTGGCTCGGCGACGACGGCGCCCTGCTCCTCGAGCGTCCGGTCGAGCTGTGGGTCACCTGCCGCATGACGCACGTGGCGGCACTCGGCCTGCTGATGGGGCACGTGGCGTGCGCCGAGCTGGTCGACGTGGGCGTCGCCGCCCTCACCGGGCGCCTGCGCGACGCCGAGCACGGCGGGTGGTTCGCCTCGGTCGGCCCGGACGGCCCGGTCAAGACCGACAAGGAGTCCTACGGGCACGCCTTCGTCCTGCTGGCCGCGTCGTCGGCGCTCGCCGCCGGCCGCCCCGGCGCGCAGGAGCTGCTGACCGACGCGATCGAGGTGCACGACGCCCACTTCTGGGACGCGGCCGAGGGGCTCGTCGTCGACGTGTGGAACCGTGACTGGACCGAGCTCGAGCCCTACCGCGGCGTCAACGCCAACATGCACACCGTCGAGGCGTTCCTGGCGGTCGCCGACGTGACGGGCGACGCGGCCTACCGCGAGCGCGCTGCACGCATCACGACCCGCGTGCTCGGCTGGGCCGCGGGCAACGGCTGGCGGATCCCCGAGCACTTCGACCCCGAGTGGCACCCGGTGCCTGACTACAACCGCGACTCGCCGGCACACCCCTTCCGCCCGTTCGGCGCGACGATCGGGCACGCGCTCGAGTGGTCCCGCCTGGCCCTGCACGTCGACGCCGGCCTGGTCGCGAGCGCGCAGGCGCTCTTCGACGGCGCCGTCGCCGACGGGTGGGCGGCCGACGGGGCCGACGGCTTCGTCTACACCACCGACTGGGAGGGCCGCCCGGTCGTGCGCCAGCGGCTGCACTGGGTCGTGGCCGAGGGGCTGGCCGCCGCCGCGGCGCTCTACTCGGTGACCGAGGACGACCGCTGCTCCGACCTCTACGCGCAGTGGTGGGAGTACGCGCGCACGCACCTCATCGACCTCGAGCACG encodes the following:
- a CDS encoding AGE family epimerase/isomerase, encoding MSVPFLRTPEHRAELAAEADRLLEFAAHSVHPDGGFGWLGDDGALLLERPVELWVTCRMTHVAALGLLMGHVACAELVDVGVAALTGRLRDAEHGGWFASVGPDGPVKTDKESYGHAFVLLAASSALAAGRPGAQELLTDAIEVHDAHFWDAAEGLVVDVWNRDWTELEPYRGVNANMHTVEAFLAVADVTGDAAYRERAARITTRVLGWAAGNGWRIPEHFDPEWHPVPDYNRDSPAHPFRPFGATIGHALEWSRLALHVDAGLVASAQALFDGAVADGWAADGADGFVYTTDWEGRPVVRQRLHWVVAEGLAAAAALYSVTEDDRCSDLYAQWWEYARTHLIDLEHGSWRHELDEHNAPASTVWEGKPDVYHAFQAVLVPRLPITPTFAAAVRDGFLEQVR
- a CDS encoding Gfo/Idh/MocA family protein, with amino-acid sequence MTTDVRWGFLGAGAMARTIAPCVHAAGGARLQAVAARDVERARRLGPHGAAYDSYDAVLADDSVDAVYVALANDAHAPWVLRAVEAGKHVLCEKPIGLDVAEVRAMAEAAAAHDRLVVEASWYRWAPRTVRAEALVRAGALGEVRRASSAFTGGGGDESNYRFDPHRGGGALYDVGCYSVSAVLWAAGWAPLTWTEASLERTDEGVDVRGRAQLTLGGVQAEVRFGMRDEPAQTVLVEGDEARLEFVGDAFVSRFEVAELAVGDTVERFAPCDPYQLMFEAVSRRIGGDQTARVVGLDESLRVAEAIDAVFAADPHPAGAGPDRPERLPS